From Moraxella sp. K1664, one genomic window encodes:
- a CDS encoding MBL fold metallo-hydrolase — translation MKTLSKISTALLLAGSLFSSVAMAHGTHSHSHAVYQPTENAVAQKRTQVDGYYRMMLGDYEVTALYDGYLSIGTPVYQQFTKLTKKQLDELISGQFRPMLPDGGVQTAVTGYLINTGKNLVLLDAGSGDVFDDKVGKLAESLIKSGYRPEQVDTIIPTHLHFDHFSGVTRNGKMEFPNATVYIANQEKAFWLDTPISQMPEHTQKYAQ, via the coding sequence ATGAAAACATTATCCAAAATCAGCACGGCGTTATTGCTTGCAGGCTCGCTTTTTAGCTCGGTGGCAATGGCTCACGGTACGCATTCGCATTCACACGCAGTTTATCAACCCACAGAAAATGCCGTAGCACAAAAACGCACCCAAGTGGACGGCTACTATCGTATGATGCTTGGCGATTATGAAGTTACCGCTTTGTATGACGGTTATTTGTCCATTGGTACACCTGTTTATCAACAGTTTACCAAATTAACCAAAAAACAATTAGATGAGTTGATTTCAGGGCAATTTCGTCCAATGCTTCCAGATGGTGGCGTACAAACGGCTGTTACGGGGTATTTGATTAACACAGGCAAAAATTTGGTGCTACTTGACGCAGGTTCTGGTGATGTGTTTGATGATAAAGTGGGTAAATTAGCCGAAAGTTTGATTAAATCAGGCTATCGCCCTGAACAGGTGGATACCATTATTCCAACGCATTTGCATTTTGACCATTTTAGTGGCGTAACTCGCAATGGCAAAATGGAATTTCCAAATGCAACCGTTTATATTGCCAATCAAGAAAAAGCCTTTTGGTTAGACACGCCTATCAGCCAAATGCCAGAGCATACCCAAAAATATGCCCAATAG
- the arsC gene encoding arsenate reductase (glutaredoxin) (This arsenate reductase requires both glutathione and glutaredoxin to convert arsenate to arsenite, after which the efflux transporter formed by ArsA and ArsB can extrude the arsenite from the cell, providing resistance.) codes for MHPISIYHNPKCGTSRNTLALIRHLGIEPTIIHYLDTPPDERTLRQLIEQMNITPRELLRSNVPEYQQFHLDNEVSDNDIIKAMLTAPILINRPIVITEKGVRLCRPSEVFLSISPVALHSDFVKEDGEIIRVQGA; via the coding sequence ATGCACCCAATCAGCATTTATCACAATCCCAAATGCGGTACTTCTCGCAACACGCTGGCTTTGATTCGCCATTTGGGCATTGAGCCGACCATTATTCATTATCTGGACACCCCGCCCGATGAACGCACATTACGCCAACTGATTGAACAAATGAACATCACGCCCAGAGAGCTTTTACGAAGCAATGTGCCTGAATATCAACAATTTCATTTGGACAACGAGGTGAGCGATAACGACATCATTAAGGCAATGCTGACCGCCCCCATTTTAATCAACCGCCCGATTGTCATCACCGAAAAAGGCGTGCGTTTGTGCCGTCCAAGCGAAGTGTTTTTGAGCATTTCACCTGTGGCATTGCACAGTGATTTTGTCAAAGAAGATGGCGAAATCATCCGCGTACAAGGGGCATAA
- a CDS encoding DUF305 domain-containing protein has protein sequence MTFIKNRAVHLVVAAVVLATLTACADGKNEVPTHSMVGDNNHTQTTHDSPNNQNGHAEMNHANMNHSAMAMDTQNAPPHTQAYLAMMNKMGDEMSKAGNLADADTAFAKGMIPHHIGAVEMAKVQLEFGKDETMRKLAQAIIDGQQAEIDLMNGWLNGKDTTTQNANAPHAKAYALDNSHGEMMTAIYETDPDVAFAKAMIPHHKGAVNMAKVQLEYGKDKAMQDLAKQIINAQEPEIKLMEDWLKQ, from the coding sequence ATGACATTCATCAAAAACCGTGCCGTACATCTTGTCGTTGCCGCTGTTGTTTTGGCGACTTTAACCGCTTGTGCCGACGGCAAAAACGAAGTGCCGACGCACTCGATGGTAGGCGACAATAACCACACCCAAACCACCCACGACAGCCCAAATAACCAAAACGGGCACGCAGAGATGAACCACGCCAATATGAACCACTCTGCTATGGCGATGGACACTCAAAATGCTCCGCCCCATACCCAAGCCTATCTTGCAATGATGAACAAGATGGGCGATGAGATGAGCAAAGCGGGCAATCTTGCCGATGCTGATACCGCTTTTGCCAAAGGTATGATTCCGCACCATATCGGAGCAGTTGAGATGGCAAAAGTACAGCTTGAATTTGGCAAAGACGAAACAATGCGAAAGCTTGCCCAAGCGATTATTGATGGACAACAAGCCGAAATTGACTTGATGAATGGCTGGCTGAATGGCAAAGACACGACCACCCAAAACGCCAACGCCCCACACGCCAAAGCCTATGCCTTGGACAATTCACACGGCGAAATGATGACGGCAATTTATGAGACCGACCCTGATGTCGCCTTTGCCAAAGCGATGATTCCCCACCACAAGGGAGCGGTCAATATGGCAAAAGTGCAATTAGAATACGGCAAAGATAAAGCAATGCAAGATTTGGCAAAGCAAATCATCAATGCCCAAGAGCCTGAAATTAAGCTGATGGAAGATTGGCTAAAACAGTAG
- a CDS encoding alcohol dehydrogenase catalytic domain-containing protein, protein MMYREGAYVIDPVFPAILGYEGAGVVTAIGNGVSEFAIGDKVSVIPSFMFTEYGTYGELVNMPKHAVAKHPDTLTMEQASASWMAFVTAYGGLLEFGKLQKGDVVVLGGATSSVGLAAIQIAKMQGATVIALTRTHAKGDVLLDKGAGHMDLYDQDNCVSQVVDKLTEFYQANLK, encoded by the coding sequence ATGATGTACCGTGAAGGGGCGTATGTGATTGACCCTGTGTTCCCTGCGATTTTGGGCTACGAAGGGGCAGGCGTGGTAACAGCGATTGGCAATGGCGTGAGCGAATTTGCCATTGGCGATAAGGTCAGCGTCATTCCGTCCTTTATGTTTACCGAATACGGCACTTATGGCGAGCTGGTCAATATGCCCAAACACGCCGTGGCCAAGCACCCCGACACGCTGACAATGGAGCAAGCGTCCGCCAGTTGGATGGCGTTTGTTACCGCTTATGGCGGACTGTTGGAATTTGGCAAACTGCAAAAAGGCGATGTCGTGGTGCTGGGCGGTGCAACCAGTTCGGTCGGCTTGGCGGCAATCCAAATCGCCAAAATGCAAGGGGCAACCGTCATCGCCCTGACACGCACCCACGCCAAAGGCGATGTGCTGTTGGATAAAGGGGCTGGGCATATGGATTTATACGACCAAGATAATTGTGTCAGCCAAGTGGTTGATAAATTAACCGAGTTTTATCAGGCGAATTTGAAATAA
- the cueR gene encoding Cu(I)-responsive transcriptional regulator: MNIGQASKSTQLSVKQIRDYEKADLLINPSRSEAGYRIYNSNDIARLKFIAKARSVGFSLAQIGELLALQDNPHRTSAQVKTLTASHIDFLSNKIKELKSMQHTLQAWSDACGGDDNPDCPILKGLSDF, translated from the coding sequence ATGAACATCGGACAAGCGTCTAAATCTACCCAACTTTCCGTCAAACAAATCCGTGATTATGAAAAAGCAGACTTATTAATTAACCCATCACGCAGTGAAGCAGGTTATCGGATTTATAACTCCAATGACATCGCTCGGCTAAAATTCATCGCCAAAGCCCGCAGCGTCGGTTTTTCGCTTGCACAGATTGGCGAGCTTTTGGCACTGCAAGACAATCCACACCGCACAAGTGCTCAGGTCAAAACGCTCACCGCCAGTCATATTGATTTTTTATCCAATAAAATCAAAGAATTAAAATCAATGCAACACACCCTGCAAGCGTGGAGCGATGCCTGCGGGGGCGATGACAATCCCGACTGCCCCATCTTAAAAGGCTTGAGCGATTTTTAA
- a CDS encoding LysR family transcriptional regulator: protein MNPKNTTLHALEIFLAVAREKNFSEVARQYDVANSVISRQIKQLEDDFGQTLFYRSTRAMSLTQAGEVFATHAKAILGEFSHLTDKLNDKNQEPNGIIHINAPVFFGQKHIVPHLGELAKRYPKLQIHLSQTDDFIDPYSQIADMIVRVAVPTDSNLKQKIIARQRHFLLASPAYLAKFGTPKTVADLANHQGLFYRGQLGLLRWREKASQQVIKVQESFVSNNGNSLIEMAVAGNGIVAMPDWAVVDEIRSGKLIPILADTPISSDNQEICVAILTPQSAYRPVNVQAVMDFLVEKWNQGEDWRV, encoded by the coding sequence ATGAACCCCAAAAACACCACACTCCACGCCCTAGAAATTTTTTTAGCCGTAGCCCGTGAAAAAAACTTTTCCGAAGTCGCCCGCCAGTACGATGTGGCAAATTCGGTCATTTCTCGGCAAATCAAGCAGTTAGAAGACGATTTTGGGCAAACCTTATTTTACCGTAGCACAAGGGCGATGAGTTTGACGCAGGCGGGGGAAGTTTTTGCCACGCACGCCAAAGCGATTTTGGGCGAATTTTCCCATTTGACTGACAAATTAAACGATAAAAATCAAGAACCTAATGGCATTATCCACATCAACGCCCCTGTATTTTTTGGGCAAAAACACATCGTCCCACATTTGGGCGAACTTGCCAAACGCTATCCCAAATTGCAAATTCATTTAAGCCAAACCGATGATTTTATTGACCCTTATAGCCAAATCGCCGATATGATTGTGCGGGTTGCCGTGCCGACCGACAGCAATTTAAAGCAAAAAATCATCGCCCGCCAACGCCATTTTTTGCTGGCGTCCCCTGCGTATTTGGCGAAATTTGGCACGCCCAAAACGGTTGCTGATTTGGCAAATCATCAGGGGCTTTTTTATCGTGGGCAGTTGGGGTTATTGCGTTGGCGAGAAAAGGCAAGCCAACAAGTGATTAAGGTGCAAGAAAGTTTTGTAAGCAATAACGGCAACAGCCTGATTGAAATGGCAGTTGCTGGAAACGGCATTGTGGCGATGCCTGATTGGGCGGTGGTGGACGAAATCCGCTCGGGCAAACTTATTCCCATTTTGGCGGACACGCCCATTTCCAGCGACAATCAAGAGATTTGTGTTGCCATACTCACGCCACAAAGTGCTTATCGCCCTGTCAATGTACAGGCGGTTATGGATTTTTTAGTAGAAAAATGGAATCAGGGGGAAGATTGGCGGGTTTAA
- a CDS encoding Cd(II)/Pb(II)-responsive transcriptional regulator yields the protein MSKFFKIKQASEQTGVHLETIRYYEKQGLIAPTHQQNGYRVFDENQLEQLRFIKTCRNIGLSLSNIKTLLQLQQTPNKQCNEINALAEQHLAYLDEQITELQQVKTFLMQFVGCENKTVDKCQIIQGIKEKE from the coding sequence ATGTCAAAATTTTTTAAAATAAAACAAGCCAGTGAACAAACAGGCGTACATTTGGAAACCATTCGTTATTATGAAAAACAAGGCTTAATCGCCCCTACACATCAACAAAACGGCTATCGTGTGTTTGATGAAAATCAGTTAGAACAATTACGCTTTATTAAAACTTGCCGTAATATCGGTCTTTCTTTAAGTAACATCAAAACGCTGTTGCAATTACAACAAACGCCTAACAAACAATGCAATGAAATCAATGCACTTGCCGAGCAACATTTGGCATATTTGGACGAACAAATCACAGAACTACAACAAGTTAAAACTTTTCTAATGCAATTTGTGGGTTGTGAAAATAAAACGGTTGATAAGTGTCAGATTATTCAAGGTATTAAAGAAAAAGAATAG
- a CDS encoding cation diffusion facilitator family transporter gives MACQNCCGSNQPIHQSPKYKKALWIVLILNLSMFFVEIVMGVKSGSTSLLSDSLDFLGDSANYLISLIVLPMALSYRAKASMVKGLTMGGFGLFILMTTIYRVFYGEMPSYSEMSIVGFLALLVNVSALLILLKFRDGDSNVRSVWVCSRNDAIGNVAVILAGMAVYFFQSKYPDLIVAFVLAFLALQASQEIIKRAWAELKVS, from the coding sequence ATGGCGTGCCAAAATTGTTGTGGTTCAAATCAGCCCATTCATCAATCGCCCAAGTACAAAAAAGCCTTGTGGATTGTCTTGATATTAAATTTATCAATGTTTTTTGTGGAAATTGTGATGGGGGTTAAATCAGGTTCAACTTCGCTGTTGTCGGACAGTTTGGATTTCTTGGGCGACAGTGCCAATTATTTGATAAGTTTGATTGTTTTGCCAATGGCGTTAAGTTACCGAGCCAAAGCATCTATGGTTAAGGGGCTAACGATGGGCGGTTTTGGTTTATTTATTTTAATGACAACCATTTATCGTGTGTTTTATGGGGAAATGCCCAGTTATTCTGAAATGAGCATTGTGGGATTTTTGGCGTTATTGGTCAATGTGTCGGCATTGTTGATATTATTAAAATTTCGTGATGGCGACAGCAATGTCCGCAGTGTGTGGGTGTGTTCCCGAAACGATGCGATTGGTAATGTGGCGGTAATTTTAGCGGGTATGGCAGTTTATTTTTTTCAATCAAAATATCCTGATTTAATTGTGGCGTTTGTTTTGGCATTTTTGGCATTACAAGCCAGTCAAGAAATCATCAAAAGGGCTTGGGCGGAATTAAAAGTCAGTTAA
- a CDS encoding nitroreductase, protein MLDFSTAVQTRQSIREFLPETLSKADIGAVLDDTLRSPSAVNAQPWQIHIVSGDALARLSDKLVERFRNGTPNPDFGYDQANFVGVYEERMRDAYKRLYDAFNISRADKEGRKNFAEENVRFYGAPHCAFFFMPKIGDNVFSAMDVGMIVQTFMLSLTARGFGSVPQLLLAMYPDVVREEFGVSDDYQLMVGVSFGKPDSQSPANDIRQPRAPQGETVFFHD, encoded by the coding sequence ATGCTTGATTTTTCAACCGCCGTTCAAACTCGCCAATCCATTCGTGAGTTTTTGCCCGAAACTTTATCCAAAGCCGACATTGGTGCGGTACTTGATGATACCTTGCGTTCCCCGTCTGCGGTCAATGCCCAGCCTTGGCAAATTCATATTGTGTCGGGTGATGCATTGGCTCGTTTGTCCGATAAATTGGTTGAGCGGTTTAGAAATGGCACGCCAAACCCTGATTTTGGTTATGACCAAGCCAATTTTGTCGGCGTATATGAAGAGCGTATGCGTGATGCCTACAAACGCCTGTACGATGCTTTTAATATCTCTCGTGCCGATAAAGAAGGTCGTAAAAATTTTGCCGAAGAGAATGTGCGTTTTTATGGTGCACCGCATTGTGCTTTTTTCTTTATGCCCAAAATTGGCGACAATGTGTTTTCGGCAATGGATGTGGGTATGATTGTACAAACCTTTATGTTGTCTTTGACTGCTCGTGGTTTTGGTAGCGTGCCACAGCTATTGTTGGCGATGTATCCTGATGTGGTACGAGAAGAGTTTGGCGTATCTGATGATTATCAGTTGATGGTGGGCGTGTCTTTTGGTAAACCTGATAGCCAATCGCCAGCCAATGACATTCGTCAGCCCAGAGCCCCACAAGGCGAAACCGTGTTTTTCCACGATTAA
- a CDS encoding IS3 family transposase → MSTNKEQVLIIQELRHKHKLADLLAVSNLPRSVFYYHIRQSTKPDKDLDLKEHINHIYHQHKGRYGYRRITSELNNQLAQKGMVINHKRVQRLMAKLGLKALVRRQRKFNTYKGTMGKDTIQDNILKRDFKADKPNQKWATDITEFKVQDKANDGSVIQRKLYLSPIIDLFNGEIVSYTMKDRPTYELVKEMLNDALSKLSQEKMDDKPIIHSDQGWHYQMHQYQQTLKEQGLTQSMSRKGNCLDNAVIESFFGTLKQEIFYETTTFTSTDELKQVIDEYIHYYNHDRIKSKLKGLSPVKYRNLVQLGLIQPLATT, encoded by the coding sequence ATCAGTACAAACAAAGAACAAGTCCTGATCATCCAAGAATTAAGGCATAAGCACAAACTTGCTGACTTATTGGCAGTGTCAAACTTGCCAAGAAGTGTGTTTTATTACCACATTCGTCAAAGTACAAAGCCTGACAAAGACCTTGACTTAAAAGAACACATTAACCACATCTACCACCAACACAAGGGCAGGTATGGTTATCGTAGAATCACATCAGAGCTTAACAATCAGCTTGCCCAAAAAGGCATGGTCATTAATCATAAACGAGTGCAACGACTGATGGCTAAACTTGGACTCAAAGCATTGGTTCGTCGTCAACGTAAGTTTAATACTTACAAAGGCACAATGGGCAAAGATACCATTCAGGACAATATACTCAAAAGAGACTTTAAAGCAGACAAACCCAATCAAAAGTGGGCAACAGACATCACAGAGTTTAAAGTACAAGACAAGGCAAATGATGGCAGTGTCATTCAAAGAAAACTCTACCTATCGCCCATCATCGACTTGTTTAATGGTGAGATTGTCAGTTATACGATGAAGGACAGACCAACGTATGAGTTGGTCAAAGAGATGTTAAATGATGCCCTATCCAAGCTAAGCCAAGAAAAGATGGATGACAAACCCATCATTCATTCAGACCAAGGCTGGCACTATCAAATGCACCAGTATCAACAAACCCTAAAAGAACAAGGCTTAACCCAAAGCATGTCAAGAAAAGGCAATTGTTTGGATAATGCTGTGATAGAGAGCTTCTTTGGTACGCTAAAACAAGAGATATTTTATGAGACAACCACATTTACATCAACAGATGAACTTAAACAAGTGATTGATGAGTACATACACTACTACAATCATGATAGAATAAAGAGCAAATTAAAAGGACTAAGTCCTGTTAAGTACAGAAACTTAGTCCAATTAGGGTTAATACAACCACTTGCAACAACCTAA
- a CDS encoding metalloregulator ArsR/SmtB family transcription factor, with protein sequence MNTEHASKLFESLASPTRLAIFQALTAEGGRGMVAGDLAKQLNLAPNNLSFHLKTLANANLVYSEQQGKFVRYFANLAMMNGLIEFLLHRCCENASGGDCEKFCQSC encoded by the coding sequence ATGAACACCGAACACGCCAGCAAACTGTTTGAAAGTCTTGCTTCGCCCACACGCCTTGCCATTTTCCAAGCCCTGACCGCCGAAGGGGGGCGTGGTATGGTGGCGGGCGATTTGGCAAAACAGCTCAATCTTGCCCCCAATAATCTGTCGTTTCACTTAAAAACTTTGGCAAACGCCAACCTTGTTTACAGTGAACAGCAGGGAAAATTTGTCCGTTATTTCGCCAATTTAGCGATGATGAACGGCTTGATTGAATTTTTATTGCATCGCTGTTGTGAAAACGCAAGCGGTGGCGATTGCGAAAAATTTTGCCAATCGTGTTAG
- the arsB gene encoding ACR3 family arsenite efflux transporter, with product MAKSSAYKGHKMGIFERFLSVWVGLAILLGVGLGIWFTPYFQWIATMQVAQINLPIAVLIWLMIYPMMIQIDWLAIKNIRHNPKGLWLTLTVNWLIKPFTMALVGWLFFKVFFAGWVDEQSASEYIAGMILLGVAPCTAMVFVWSQLVKGDPNYTLVQVSLNDVIMIFAFAPIAGLLLGMNDITIPWDTLFFSVLLYLVLPLLVGLATRKSLQDEHKIRQFSQRFKPLSILGLLLTVVLLFAFQAQTIVDKPMIILLIAIPLLVQTYGIFALSAIWAKWLKLPHAISAPACLIGTSNFFELAVAVAIALFGLNSGAALATVVGVLVEVPVMLSLVWWINRKSLENKGV from the coding sequence ATGGCGAAATCATCCGCGTACAAGGGGCATAAAATGGGCATTTTTGAACGGTTTTTGAGTGTGTGGGTGGGTTTGGCGATTTTGCTTGGCGTGGGGCTGGGTATTTGGTTTACGCCTTATTTTCAATGGATTGCCACAATGCAGGTGGCTCAAATCAATTTGCCGATTGCGGTGCTGATTTGGCTGATGATTTATCCGATGATGATACAAATTGACTGGCTTGCCATTAAAAATATCCGCCACAATCCCAAAGGGCTGTGGCTGACTTTAACGGTGAATTGGTTGATTAAGCCTTTTACGATGGCACTTGTGGGCTGGTTGTTTTTTAAGGTGTTTTTTGCTGGCTGGGTAGATGAACAATCGGCAAGCGAGTACATTGCAGGTATGATTTTGCTTGGGGTTGCACCTTGTACGGCAATGGTTTTTGTTTGGTCTCAACTGGTCAAAGGCGACCCCAATTACACGCTGGTGCAAGTGTCTTTAAATGATGTGATTATGATTTTTGCCTTTGCCCCGATTGCAGGGCTACTTTTGGGTATGAACGACATCACAATCCCGTGGGACACGCTGTTTTTTAGCGTGTTGCTGTATTTGGTGTTGCCTTTGCTGGTTGGGCTTGCCACTCGCAAATCTTTGCAAGATGAACACAAAATTCGCCAATTCAGCCAGCGTTTTAAGCCTTTGTCTATCTTGGGATTGTTATTGACGGTGGTGCTGTTGTTTGCGTTTCAGGCACAAACCATTGTGGATAAGCCGATGATTATCCTGCTGATTGCCATTCCTTTATTGGTGCAGACTTACGGCATTTTTGCCTTGAGTGCGATTTGGGCAAAATGGCTTAAATTACCCCACGCCATTTCCGCCCCTGCTTGCTTAATCGGCACAAGCAATTTTTTTGAATTGGCGGTGGCGGTGGCGATTGCTTTATTTGGTTTAAATTCAGGGGCGGCATTGGCAACGGTGGTGGGCGTGTTGGTTGAAGTGCCTGTGATGTTGTCGCTGGTGTGGTGGATAAACCGAAAATCGCTGGAAAATAAAGGGGTGTAG
- a CDS encoding arsenic resistance protein has translation MGLILTVMLLFAFQTQTIIANPLIILLIAIPLLAQTYGIFALAHVLAKWLKLPHEISAPACLIGTSNFFELAVAVAIALFGLNSGAALATVVGVLVEVPVMLSLVWWINRKSLENKGV, from the coding sequence ATGGGTTTGATTTTGACGGTGATGTTGCTGTTTGCCTTTCAAACCCAAACCATTATTGCCAATCCCTTGATTATTTTGCTGATTGCCATTCCCTTGCTGGCACAGACTTACGGCATTTTTGCCTTGGCTCACGTTTTGGCAAAATGGCTCAAATTACCACACGAAATTTCCGCCCCTGCGTGCTTGATTGGCACGAGTAATTTTTTTGAATTGGCGGTGGCGGTGGCGATTGCTTTATTTGGTTTAAATTCAGGGGCGGCATTGGCAACGGTGGTGGGCGTGTTGGTTGAAGTGCCTGTGATGTTGTCGCTGGTGTGGTGGATAAACCGAAAATCGCTGGAAAATAAAGGGGTGTAG
- a CDS encoding NtaA/DmoA family FMN-dependent monooxygenase (This protein belongs to a clade of FMN-dependent monooxygenases, within a broader family of flavin-dependent oxidoreductases, the luciferase-like monooxygenase (LMM) family, some of whose members use coenzyme F420 rather than FMN.), with translation MADYLDNANKQMKLALQLVSGYGGEFQSWRLADSNERAYTDIDFYAQMAKTAEKGKIHTLFIADTPSFGGGGGGTDISTRSPAFPLEPMVMLSAVAYATQKIGMVATFSTTYNLPYNLARQLKTLDTLSQGRVGWNAVTIGTRETAYNFGDKPLPDTTTRYEMAHEMVEAVQTLWGGFGENAYITDKATGVFADMSQIKPAHYQGKHYQVKGALPIPATPQGQPPIFQAGPSPEGVELAGRFASGVYANPFTIDEARAYRNVLKQSAIQHGRNADDINMFSGFMFTIGDTYEEALARRMKLIDFMSDDEFYGQIRYLSAMIGVNLHGLNLNEPLPKHLQNQATPHPHDPRSPRAVELIKQGMSPKEALANGVINYHPVVVGTATDVADFMENWFKAGATDGFSLAPDSQKGVQDFVEKVVPILQERGIYHADYEGSTLREHLGVPYQYGLRK, from the coding sequence ATGGCTGATTATCTTGACAATGCCAATAAACAAATGAAACTTGCCCTACAACTGGTTTCAGGTTATGGCGGTGAGTTCCAGTCGTGGCGACTTGCCGACAGCAACGAGCGTGCCTATACCGACATTGATTTTTATGCCCAAATGGCAAAAACGGCCGAAAAAGGCAAAATCCACACGCTCTTTATCGCTGATACCCCGTCTTTTGGTGGGGGGGGCGGTGGCACGGACATTTCCACCCGTTCGCCTGCCTTTCCGCTTGAACCCATGGTTATGCTCTCTGCCGTTGCCTACGCCACACAAAAAATCGGCATGGTGGCGACTTTTTCCACCACTTACAACCTGCCCTACAATTTGGCTCGTCAATTAAAAACGCTGGACACATTAAGCCAAGGGCGTGTCGGCTGGAATGCGGTTACCATAGGCACACGAGAGACCGCCTACAATTTTGGCGACAAGCCCCTGCCTGATACGACCACACGCTACGAAATGGCACACGAAATGGTGGAAGCGGTGCAAACCTTGTGGGGCGGGTTTGGCGAAAATGCCTACATCACCGACAAAGCCACAGGCGTGTTTGCCGACATGAGCCAAATCAAGCCTGCCCATTACCAAGGCAAGCATTACCAAGTCAAAGGGGCATTGCCCATTCCTGCCACACCACAGGGGCAACCGCCGATTTTTCAGGCAGGCCCAAGTCCAGAGGGGGTGGAGCTGGCTGGGCGTTTTGCCAGTGGCGTGTATGCCAATCCGTTTACGATTGACGAAGCACGAGCCTACCGCAATGTACTCAAACAAAGTGCGATACAGCACGGCAGAAACGCTGACGACATCAATATGTTTAGCGGATTTATGTTCACGATTGGCGACACGTATGAAGAAGCGTTGGCTCGCAGAATGAAGCTCATTGATTTCATGAGCGATGATGAATTTTATGGGCAAATTCGCTATTTGTCGGCGATGATTGGCGTGAATTTGCATGGGCTTAATTTGAATGAGCCTTTGCCAAAACATTTGCAAAATCAGGCGACACCGCACCCACACGACCCACGCTCGCCACGAGCGGTAGAACTCATCAAACAAGGTATGTCGCCCAAAGAAGCCCTTGCCAATGGCGTGATTAACTACCACCCTGTGGTGGTCGGCACGGCAACCGATGTGGCGGACTTTATGGAAAACTGGTTCAAAGCAGGGGCAACAGACGGCTTTTCGCTCGCCCCCGACAGCCAAAAAGGCGTGCAAGATTTTGTGGAAAAAGTCGTACCGATTTTGCAGGAGCGTGGGATTTATCATGCTGATTATGAAGGTTCAACTTTGCGTGAGCATTTGGGCGTGCCGTATCAGTATGGGTTAAGAAAATAA
- a CDS encoding helix-turn-helix domain-containing protein yields MAKYTTDFKLSVIGYYLNHHGYKQTAKHFNLNHTTVELWVKLYQAHGIDGIKRRHTKAVYDTDFKLNAVQAIQQGKSLTQLAIELNLPQPSLLSTWLKSYQAFGIMGLIPKPKGKKAMSNKHNANKTKSTWKTKQDHEKSVDDLLDELAYLRAENDYLKKLDALIRQKEQSVQTKNKS; encoded by the coding sequence ATGGCAAAATACACAACCGACTTTAAACTGTCTGTGATTGGGTATTATCTTAATCATCATGGCTACAAACAAACCGCCAAACACTTTAATCTAAACCACACAACCGTAGAGCTATGGGTTAAACTCTATCAAGCACATGGCATTGATGGCATAAAAAGACGACACACAAAGGCTGTCTATGACACAGATTTTAAGCTTAATGCCGTTCAAGCCATACAACAGGGCAAATCGCTTACACAACTTGCCATAGAGCTTAATCTGCCACAACCTTCTTTACTGTCAACTTGGTTAAAGTCCTACCAAGCCTTTGGTATAATGGGACTAATACCCAAACCCAAAGGCAAAAAAGCAATGTCAAACAAACACAACGCTAATAAAACCAAATCAACTTGGAAAACCAAACAAGACCACGAAAAAAGTGTGGATGATTTGCTTGATGAACTTGCCTATCTTAGAGCAGAGAATGACTATCTAAAAAAGCTAGATGCCTTAATTCGTCAAAAGGAACAATCAGTACAAACAAAGAACAAGTCCTGA